In Pseudomonas abieticivorans, the genomic window CACCGGCGAGCCGCTCAACAGCATCAACCCGTTGACCGGCGTGTTTGGCCTGGGCTACGAGCAAGACAATTACGGCGGCCTGTTGAGCTGGACCCTGGTCAAGCGCAAAAACCGCGTGGACAGCACCAGTTTCAACACCCCGGACGGCACCAGTACCCAGTTCAAGACCCCGGGTTACGGCGTGCTCGACCTGGCCGGTTTCTACAAGGTGACGGACGATGTGACCATCAACGCCGGCCTGTACAACCTGACCAACAAGAAGTACTGGCAGTGGGATGACGTGCGCGGCTACGACAGCGTGGGCGAGGCGTCGGTCACGCAGCCAGCCAACCTTGACCGCCTGACGCAACCGGGGCGCAATTTCTCGGTCAATGTGGTTTGGGACATCTGATTGTGGCACTGTGCCGCTGGCCACAGGTCGGCGGCACCACCAAGTTTTTTTACTGAGTTTCGTCAGTTGATTCGTCTAGTCAATCAAGACCGCTGACCACAAGGACACTGCACATGACTGCAATCGAAGCACCGGCCGACACGGCCACCCTGGAACCGACCCTGCGTTCGGCGCGCCTGCGTCAACTCAGCGCCAGCCTGCACGACAGCCTGGAAACCGCTGTGGGCGCCCACGCGCCGTTCGACAGCCGCGAAAGCTATGGCCACTTCCTGCAAATGCAGTACCTGTTCCAGTCCGAACTCAAGGGCCTGTACAACGACCCCGAGCTGGTCAAACTGTTCCCCGACCTGCCCGAGCGCTGCCGCGCCGATGCTGCCCTGGCAGATCTGGCCGACCTGGGCCTGGCAGTACCAGCGGCCGTGCCGGGTGCCTTGCACAACCCAAGTGTGGCCACCGCCCTGACCTGGATCCGGGTGTCGGAAGGCTCCAAGCTGGGCGCAGCCATCCTGATCAAACGTGCCCAGGCCATGGGTTTGAGCG contains:
- a CDS encoding biliverdin-producing heme oxygenase, which produces MTAIEAPADTATLEPTLRSARLRQLSASLHDSLETAVGAHAPFDSRESYGHFLQMQYLFQSELKGLYNDPELVKLFPDLPERCRADAALADLADLGLAVPAAVPGALHNPSVATALTWIRVSEGSKLGAAILIKRAQAMGLSETFGARHLAEPEGGRMRGWKAFNVIFDSLPFSPSEEADADQAAIDAFSRLQILLQHTYAARA